The following proteins are co-located in the Phyllostomus discolor isolate MPI-MPIP mPhyDis1 chromosome 1, mPhyDis1.pri.v3, whole genome shotgun sequence genome:
- the FEM1B gene encoding protein fem-1 homolog B, which translates to MEGLAGYVYKAASEGKVLTLAALLLNRSESDIRYLLGYVSQQGGQRSTPLIIAARNGHAKVVRLLLEHYRVQTQQTGTVRFDGYVIDGATALWCAAGAGHFEVVKLLVSHGANVNHTTVTNSTPLRAACFDGRLDIVKYLVENNANISIANKYDNTCLMIAAYKGHTDVVRYLLEQRADPNAKAHCGATALHFAAEAGHIDIVKELIKWRAAIVVNGHGMTPLKVAAESCKADVVELLLSHADCDRRSRIEALELLGASFANDRENYDITKTYHYLYLAMLERFQDRNNILEKEVLPPIHAYGNRTECRNPQELESIRQDRDALHMEGLIVRERILGADNIDVSHPIIYRGAVYADNMEFEQCIKLWLHALHLRQKGNRNTHKDLLRFAQVFSQMIHLNETVKAPDIECVLRCSVLEIEQSMNRVRNISDADVHNAMDNYECNLYTFLYLVCISTKTQCSEEDQCKINKQIYNLIHLDPRTREGFTLLHLAVNSNTPVDDFHTNDVCSFPNALVTKLLLDCGAEVNAVDNEGNSALHIIVQYNRPISDFLTLHSIIISLVEAGAHTDMTNKQNKTPLDKSTTGVSEILLKTQMKMSLKCLAARAVRANDINYQDQIPRTLEEFVGFH; encoded by the exons ATGGAGGGCCTGGCTGGCTATGTATACAAGGCGGCCAGCGAGGGCAAGGTGCTGACTCTAGCCGCCTTGCTCCTCAATCGGTCTGAAAGCGACATCCGCTATCTGCTCGGCTATGTCagccagcagggagggcagcgCTCTACGCCCCTTATCATCGCAGCCCGCAATGGCCACGCCAAGGTGGTGCGCTTGCTGTTAGAACATTACCGGGTGCAGACTCAGCAGACTGGCACCGTCCGCTTCGACGG GTATGTCATTGATGGCGCCACTGCTCTTTGGTGTGCAGCAGGGGCGGGACATTTTGAAGTCGTTAAGCTTCTAGTCAGTCATGGAGCCAACGTGAACCACACTACAGTAACTAACTCAACCCCTCTGCGGGCAGCATGCTTCGATGGCAGGCTGGATATTGTGAAGTACTTGGTTGAAAATAATGCCAATATCAGCATTGCCAACAAGTATGACAACACCTGCCTAATGATTGCAGCATATAAGGGACACACTGATGTGGTCAGATACCTTTTAGAACAACGTGCTGATCCCAATGCTAAAGCACATTGTGGGGCCACGGCATTGCACTTTGCAGCTGAAGCAGGGCACATAGACATTGTGAAAGAGCTGATAAAGTGGCGTGCTGCCATAGTCGTGAACGGCCATGGGATGACACCACTCAAAGTAGCTGCCGAAAGCTGCAAAGCTGATGTTGTTGAACTGTTGCTCTCTCATGCTGATTGTGACCGAAGAAGTCGGATTGAAGCTTTGGAACTCTTGGGTGCCTCCTTTGCAAATGACCGCGAGAACTATGACATCACGAAAACGTaccattatttatatttagcCATGTTGGAAAGGTTTCAAGATCGTAATAACATTCTTGAGAAAGAGGTCCTCCCACCAATCCATGCTTATGGGAATAGAACTGAATGTAGAAATCCTCAGGAACTGGAATCCATTCGGCAAGACAGAGATGCTCTTCATATGGAAGGCCTTATAGTTCGGGAACGGATTTTAGGTGCCGACAATATTGATGTTTCCCATCCTATTATTTATAGGGGAGCTGTTTATGCTGATAACATGGAATTCGAACAGTGTATCAAGTTGTGGCTTCACGCTCTGCACCTCAGACAGAAAGGTAACAGGAATACCCACAAAGATCTTCTTCGATTTGCTCAAGTTTTCTCACAGATGATACATTTGAATGAAACTGTGAAAGCACCAGATATAGAATGTGTTTTGAGGTGCAGTGTTTTGGAAATAGAACAGAGTATGAACAGAGTAAGAAATATTTCAGATGCGGATGTCCACAATGCTATGGACAATTACGAATGTAATCTGTACACCTTTCTGTATTTAGTGTGCATCTCCACCAAAACACAATGCAGTGAAGAAGATCAGTGCAAAATCAACAAGCAGATCTACAACCTGATTCACCTGGATCCCAGAACTCGGGAAGGTTTCACCTTACTGCATCTAGCTGTCAATTCGAATACGCCAGTCGATGATTTCCACACCAATGATGTCTGCAGCTTTCCAAATGCACTCGTCACAAAGCTCCTGCTAGACTGTGGTGCTGAGGTGAATGCTGTGGACAATGAAGGGAACAGCGCCCTTCATATCATCGTCCAGTATAACAGGCCCATCAGTGATTTTTTGACCTTGCACTCCATCATCATTAGCCTAGTTGAAGCTGGCGCTCACACTGACATGACAAATAAACAGAATAAGACTCCGCTAGACAAAAGTACAACTGGGGTATCTGAAATACTACTCAAAACTCAAATGAAGATGAGTCTCAAGTGCCTGGCTGCCCGAGCAGTTCGGGCTAATGACATTAACTACCAAGACCAGATCCCCAGAACTCTTGAAGAATTTGTTGGATTTCATTAA